Proteins from a genomic interval of Trichoderma breve strain T069 chromosome 2, whole genome shotgun sequence:
- a CDS encoding histidine biosynthesis protein domain-containing protein, whose translation MPTVHLLDYVAGNIRSLVNAIEKLGYEVDWVRSPEDVPKAEKLILPGVGHFGHCMTQLSQANYLPAIKKHIEAGKPFMGICVGLQALFQGSEEDPEVPGLGVIPSYLTHFDESDKSVPHIGWNNANTGGKVMYDLRPDSKYYYVHSYKSPYSKGTLEAQGWTVATGTYGSETFIGAIAKGNIYATQFHPEKSGVAGLRTIKAFLTGSGAQNLGADLPSDVASAGHKDGLTRRLIACLDVRTNDQGDLVVTKGDQYDVREKGADRNVRNLGKPVEMAKKYYESGADEVTFLNITSFRDCPLADLPMLEVLRQTSLTVFVPLTIGGGIRDTVDTDGTKVSALDIATMYFKSGADKVSIGSDAVLAAEEYYSLGKKLFGNTAIEQISRAYGRQAVVVSVDPKRVYVPKLDATRHAIVETKFPGPKGEAFCWYACTIKGGRETRDMDVVELTQAVEAMGAGEILLNCIDKDGTNSGFDLELIQQVKNAVKIPVIASSGAGNPGHFEEVFEKTTTDAALGAGMFHRGEYTVKQVKDFLQDKGLLIRQFDGDL comes from the exons ATGCCCACGGTTCACCTCTTGGACTACGTCGCCGGCAATATCCGCAGTCTGGTTAATGCCATTGAAAAGCTGGGTTATGAGGTAGACTGGGTCCGGTCTCCCGAAGATGTGCCCAAGGCAGAG AAACTCATTTTGCCCGGTGTCGGCCACTTCGGCCACTGCATGACACAGCTTTCTCAGGCAAACTATCTGCCTGCCATTAAAAAGCACATTGAAGCTGGCAAGCCGTTTATGGGCATTTGTGTTGGCCTCCAAGCCCTCTTCCAAGGCTCAGAGGAAGATCCTGAGGTTCCCGGTCTCGGCGTGATACCTTCATATCTCACTCACTTTGATGAAAGCGACAAATCGGTACCGCATATTGGATGGAACAACGCCAACACTGGAGGCAAGGTCATGTATGACCTGAGACCAGACTCAAAATACTACTACGTCCACTCCTACAAGTCCCCTTACAGCAAAGGCACGCTCGAAGCCCAAGGCTGGACAGTTGCGACAGGAACCTACGGGAGCGAGACATTCATTGGCGCCATTGCAAAGGGTAACATTTACGCTACCCAATTTCACCCTGAAAAGTCTGGCGTTGCCGGCCTTCGGACGAtcaaggccttcttgacCGGCTCCGGAGCACAAAACCTCGGAGCTGATCTGCCATCCGACGTCGCATCAGCGGGCCACAAGGACGGCCTCACTCGCCGACTCATTGCCTGTCTTGACGTCCGAACCAATGACCAAGGCGATCTCGTCGTCACAAAAGGAGACCAGTACGACGTCCGCGAAAAGGGTGCCGACCGCAATGTCCGCAACCTGGGCAAACCCGTGGAGATGGCTAAGAAATACTACGAATCCGGTGCCGATGAAGTCACCTTCCTCAACATCACATCCTTCCGCGACTGCCCCCTCGCCGATCTTCCCATGCTGGAGGTCCTCCGACAGACCTCACTAACCGTCTTCGTGCCTCTAACCATCGGAGGTGGTATCCGCGACACCGTCGACACGGATGGCACAAAGGTCTCCGCTCTTGATATTGCCACCATGTACTTCAAGTCCGGCGCCGACAAGGTCTCCATCGGATCCGACGCCGTCTTGGCCGCCGAGGAATACTACTCTCtcggcaagaagctctttgGCAACACCGCCATCGAGCAAATCTCGCGCGCCTACGGCAGGCAAGCCGTCGTCGTCAGCGTCGACCCCAAGCGCGTCTACGTCCCCAAGCTCGATGCCACCCGCCACGCCATCGTCGAGACAAAGTTCCCCGGCCCCAAAGGCGAGGCCTTCTGCTGGTACGCTTGCACCATCAAGGGCGGCCGCGAGACACGCGATATGGACGTTGTGGAGCTCACGCAGGCCGTCGAGGCGATGGGCGCGGGAGAGATTTTGCTCAACTGCATTGACAAGGACGGTACCAACAGCGGCTTCGATCTTGAGCTCATTCAGCAGGTCAAGAACGCTGTCAAGATCCCCGTCATTGCATCCAGCGGCGCCGGTAACCCGGGACACTTTGAGGAGGTGTTTGAGAAGACTACTACGGATGCCGCCCTTGGGGCTGGCATGTTCCACCGAGGAGAGTACACAGTAAAACAGGTCAAGGATTTCCTCCAGGACAAGGGTTTACTGATACGACAGTTTGATGGAGACTTGTGA